Genomic window (Diabrotica undecimpunctata isolate CICGRU chromosome 6, icDiaUnde3, whole genome shotgun sequence):
AGAAAAACATTAGAGAATGTATCTGCAAGAATGTTATCGACCGCATATTTCTTCCAACAAAGATTTCATCCTTGTTTTTAATAATGAAATGAACCCTTtaaaagacatagaagatctaaaatatttatacagttatttaaaattgttgcAACTTGTAATACATTCTTTATATACTATTCTGGTTCtttatttatatactttttcATTATTATTGTGTGGTTTCCGTGAGTTTCTATGTCACCTGTCTTCATTACGTTATAATTTTTGCCTAATTTTATTCATATTGTAAGTTCCTTTTGTGTTATATAGTATTTTGTAGTTGTCAAATTATGcttataaaattatgttaaatactgtcaaattttctattttttttttcataataatgCCCAATTAACATCACGTAATTGAAAAGGAAGTGTTCGTTGTGCTTTTCATgcttctttacatattttctATGGTTATTTCCATAGTCTTATTTCTTTTCTACGTTCTCTTCTTGCTTctcttataaaattttaaaaacaacaaaTTAGTATCGTAagtataataacaaatatattttctAGCCAATGTTAACTCATCCGAATATATCCAGTCCGACGGAGTTGGACTGGAGCATGGACGGGGAAAATACAGACGTTAGCACATCTTCTTCGCCGAATGGTACCAAATCACATCAAAATCACGATCAAGACTCGCTTTCCGAAGACGACGATTTTTCCGATGAGTTCTCCATAATTGATAGCGATGATGAAAAGCGGATAGAAAGGCACCAGGCACATCAGCTTGTTCCCGTAAGTTCAAAatcttatttatgtaaaataataaattatctagCGGCATGGAGAGAAGCAGCAGCAAATTATTAAAGGTTATTAGCGAAGATTACAGTATACAAAACAAGATTTTACAAACTATTTCTTTGTGTATAAAATAATACACTGTATCAGGTATattaatgtatgtatgtattgtcatactttttcttttccaaccaaagaaaaataaataaaaaaaaaatccatcgaaataaaattttaagaaatcataaacaaaaaggtatatattaatttaagataagatttagtgacgataagaatagaaatttgtttggcaaacgacctgtttccgttgcaaacaaaattatcaaaaaacctttgtttagaattagaagacattttacctgtaaatgaatctcttcattgtttgtagagtcgagtattaaatgaccatattctaatcttttgaaatatgtataaatgatgtattgaaaaaaaccaattttaaagtaagcaatttagttttctctgaaaccgaaattaggcttctccaatatcatagtaaacggtcgtttttaaatgggaatttgggagtcgatgatgagacaggagaagtcagtcatattttggtcatcgaaaggaaacagtcgtgtgtctcaagatagggtttagttcgtgagtttggataccggcgtaacgaaaagaagtgaatagtttgaagaaggagataataagtagattaaaagaggtctttGTATCTACCGTGAGCATTTCATAAAGGATATGTGAAaatattcttacggcatcaagttgacaaaaggaggtcctagtgtcataaataagtagcggagtttggagaagtgaatcaggtgttttttgtgtagtctgaaggaggtttgcagagacgtaaagaaggagccgaggtgacaaagaggggagatcacatctttgaggagactggacttttctgggtatgttctaacatacaactcaagaagaaaataaactgtaagtgtttgtaccattaaattttatatctgtgaaggatcgtttcgacatcatggtcattagcattaaaatttaagaactgaggttttgttaggctaatcaaaagtttaaagttttgtggtttcttttttttaagtaaagaaaattttaagtaaaattggtttttcacgtaatataaatgtatgtagctttataatcttattatcataaaatttgatttattttcttgtatgctgattgataagataacgacagaatttaataattgttttattcgttcatataaaataaagaaacgtaaatctttgtaatataatatatttgtattattatccttttcttctctatcccgataaaagacaactagaaaatcttttgaatccatcgaacacaggtaatataaggattattttacctttgataacaaataagttataattcctttttattggctcaataaacttaGTTTGAACTCTAAGTATATTATGAGGTATATTACATTCAATCCAAAtattagcaaaataaaaatatacaattaaaaatGGTTTTAGAACTTTTAGGTCACTTTTAGAAAATAAATATCTAAGTAAATAGGTAtcgtgtgtccaattcttagtcgagATATCAccaattggtctcttctgtttcAAGTTAAAGTTTTACACGTTGTAACATCATTTTTTAAATCGCTTTAATTATGTTTGAAAAGAATTTCTACTCCTTTTTCAACTTGCACAAAAATTTGATTCATCATATACGTTTTTATGTCTCTCGTGGTAGCGTTCCCAAGGCATTCTGCTGAGGAATTTGTTTCATCTGCAATTGGTTTCATTTAACAATATAAGAGCAGCTTCTTTGATCGTTTTccttttaccatctgtttcttttaggactacaCATGAATCTTTTCATTGCActctatttttttattgattgattgatgttcagttattttaacatttattggtcttgatgtttcacctaaatagaAATTTTCGCATTcataaggtattttataaatacaactctttgttctttaaaatgctgaaatgttgaatttatttcctgtCCTTTTAAGTTTTCCGATCattcttttatgtatggtattattTTCCTCAAGTCGTGTCTTGTAAATGTTATAGGATCCTGTTCTAAGATCCTGGTCATCGAACTGCTAGAAAGCTCGATAACATCTTTTATGCGCCTATATAAACATGATTTCTGTTATTGAATGGGTCGATCTTAATTTTATCATCAACTAGCTTATATTTGGTGTAGTAAAATATATGGTGATTCGCTTTATATCATCCATCCagctagtcggtggtcgtcctctgtttCGAtatgcttcttgtcttggtcccCATTCAAATATGTGGTGATTCGCTTTATATCATCcatccatctagtcggtggtcgtcctctgtttcgatatgcctcttgtcaTGGTCCCCATTCAAATATGTGGTGATTCGCTTTATATCATCCATCCATCTATTCGGTGATCGTCCTGtgtttcgatatgcctcttgtctTGGTCCCCATTCAAGAATTCTTCTGGTCGATCTATCATCCgtcaatctggcaacatgtccggcccaatcTCATTTAGCCTTCCCTATTTTTTTCACTGCATTATAGCTTAAatttatagttataataaaatacaattgtacaagtaaataaaaaatataaatcagaAATGCGCAATGTTTTGGCCATTTAATTTTGACACTGATTTGACTACCCTTTTTATGTACTACATATATCAGTAATTGTTAACAATCAGCTTTCTATTATAGCAAGAAAACTTTAACCACTAGCGTATCGTCTTTGATAATGCTTGCTATAATCGTAGACAAAACGCCAGAAAGAAATAATTCCAGACTGTGCCCATAGACTCGGAAAATACCGCATCATTTAAAACAACGCTGCTGGTgaaaatttatattaattgatcCGCTTCTTACCATAATATTTCGTCTTCAGGTGTCGTTAGAAGTGCCAGTGAAAGGAGtagtcaaaaaaatatttacaaatagcAGAGAGCGATGGAGACAACAAAATGTTAGCGGTGCCTTTGCGGAACTGAGAAAGTTGGTACCAACTCATCCTCCAGATAAAAAGCTGTCGAAAAATGAGATTCTTCGCATGGCGATAAGGTAAatgttcattaaaaatttaatactttattttgttataagGATAATTAGATGGCCATATCTTGTCGCTAAGGAATACGCTGACAAttcacataaatattttttatctccTCCTAAACGTGCCTATTTTCTTATGGTGTTAATAAGCACGTTAACCCATTTTAATCTATTCACTCCAGCTCTCAATAGATCAGTTACTGTAAGGGGCACTGCAATGAGACGGAAAGGAGGAGAAAAAGTGGGCACTGGGTCCACAAACCACATACCCAGTGGCTAAAAATTTTGGGTATTTTTAGGTATTGTCTGAACCTACAATAGAATGGATTAAAAACTGCATTGAAAATGCATCTGATCCAAAAGCAAGAGCGAAaggaaaattaattttgtttcaaatatcttcttttgaaaatcttttaattttattatagtatTAGAGAtcttgaattttatttttattctacaggctatggatttaaaaatataaaaaagcaaatatatACCCGAAACCTCAAACTCAATATTTTTCTTATAACTTAAATGTTTTTTCGCAGACAACTTTTCAGaaaaaaacatacagaacatgagatatgctaaattaaaattggatgataaacaaaaaagttattgcaaaatgaacaacaaaatcgcttagttaaaaaaaagttataagcaaaatatgagtttgacgttttgataaTTCAAAAATAGTTTCACTAAAAAATTTATGATTCCTTAGATGAACGTCTTTTTataatatctcatactacacatttcaattATTAAACCCATCGACATAGTTGTGTCGAGTAAAAAACTAACTGAATTGGCCTAGTAGACGAATGTCATTATAACTTTATTGTTTAGGATTATGATTTTATGTTATTGTCATTTTTATagattctttaataaaattgaaattgacaATACCCAAAAACTGGACTAAATATAAATCACCTATAAATGTGGGAATGTTAAGATATTGGACTGAAAGTAAACTTGTGGTGTATCATCCACTTACCACTAACCAATTAATGTATTAGCTTGCAATACTACTTGTTATAAACACGCCCAATTTTTCTCTCAAACAAATCACCTATCGATAATAAAGCTGTTATACCTCCTATTCTAATTGTTTTGGGTGTTATCGTGATGCTTTTTTGTGACCATGTAGTATTTACtagtttttatatacatatacattaatTAGGCTAGTATTTGAAGTTGTTTTGgagaataaaatttacaatttatcgAGGAATGGaacacaaataaattaaatttgaaatattttcctCTCATTTGaaaattttgtcatttttgtaCGTAAAatgtagaaataaaatatttgaatatataaaaatagtatttttttatataatgtatTTTATATAGCCCATtttattatgaatattaaagAATTTGGAAATGCTCAGAGTACAAAAAtatcaaatcaaagaattgaAGGAGGGATGGGAACATAAATCGAACCTTAAACTATCAAACCTGaactctttattttatttttgaaggaGGGACGTTTCTACtcccattttatttatttttaaatgcatatttacaatctactcataaacacattgagtaattagtaaatgGGATGACAATACTGACTTGATTTAGGTACCGTCCAGTGACGTCTCCATTTTCACCTATGTAAACAGGTCTTCTGGCCAAGTCCTCTTCAGTCTTCGTTCCTCCCTTGATTGCTAATATAATTTACTGATAATTTGGCTGCGGTGAGTTGAATTAAAAATTTTGGCCTTGTTTTTGTGTTTGAAGGATTGCTACAGCCTCAGAGTTCTACGCCGtaagtccatattggttttagtatgaTCTCCTAAAGCATTATTTCGTTCTGCAATGACAGTTGTGACTTTCTGCCAAGTAACCAAttcatgttttaattttttattgagcTGAGTTTTTTTG
Coding sequences:
- the LOC140444122 gene encoding uncharacterized protein, whose amino-acid sequence is MPMLTHPNISSPTELDWSMDGENTDVSTSSSPNGTKSHQNHDQDSLSEDDDFSDEFSIIDSDDEKRIERHQAHQLVPVSLEVPVKGVVKKIFTNSRERWRQQNVSGAFAELRKLVPTHPPDKKLSKNEILRMAIRYIRLLTNVLEWQHNNSNNSIQVCVKAEDVVAISNHTRLIPGLHTLRTRARLRRHNNLTNHQFPICDRNGNNLLMIAPNNHLPHRRCLEFRHGRVKLENKEKDEDDLKENVKITEEK